A region of Larus michahellis chromosome 15, bLarMic1.1, whole genome shotgun sequence DNA encodes the following proteins:
- the KCNT1 gene encoding potassium channel subfamily T member 1 isoform X10: protein MPFSGEERSLQGIYKPAGPAEGRAAGGAAVCTECYTNRSFVYDDGSAHRLSSPSGCGGGDGGGSRKSGVILDIAALKMTELESEVLPLPPRYRFRDLLLGDQSFQSDDRVQVEFYVNENTFKERLKLFFIKNQRSSLRIRLFNFSLKLLTCLLYIVRVLLDNPEEGIGCWECEKQNYTTFNQSTKINWSHIFWVDRKMPLWAVQVSIALISFLETMLLIYLSYKGNIWEQIFRISFILEMINTVPFIITIFWPPLRNLFIPVFLNCWLAKYALENMINDLHRAIQRTQSAMFNQVLILICTLLCLVFTGTCGIQHLERAGEKLSLFKSFYFCIVTFSTVGYGDVTPKIWPSQLLVVIMICVALVVLPLQFEELVYLWMERQKSGGNYSRHRAQTEKHVVLCVSSLKIDLLMDFLNEFYAHPRLQDYYVVILCPTEMDIQVRRVLQIPLWSQRVIYLQGSALKDQDLMRAKMDNGEACFILSSRNEVDRTAADHQTILRAWAVKDFAPNCPLYVQILKPENKFHVKFADHVVCEEECKYAMLALNCVCPATSTLITLLVHTSRGQEGQESPEQWQRMYGRCSGNEVYHIRMGDSKFFMEYEGKSFTYAAFHAHKKYGVCLIGIRREENKSILLNPGPRHIMAASDTCFYINITKEENSAFIFKQEEKQKKKGFAGRGTYDGPSRLPVHSIIASMGTVAMDLQNTECRPANSSKLTLPAENGSSNRRPSIAPVLELADTSSLLPCDLLSDQSEDEMTQSDEEGSAVVEYVKGYPPNSPYIGSSPTLCHLLPEKAPFCCLRLDKGCKHNSFEDAKAYGFKNKLIIVSAETAGNGLYNFIVPLRAYYRSRKELNPIVLLLDNKPEHHFLEAICCFPMVYYMEGTIDNLDSLLQCGIIYADNLVVVDKESTMSAEEDYMADAKTIVNVQTMFRLFPSLSIITELTHPSNMRFMQFRAKDSYSLALSKLEKKERENGSNLAFMFRLPFAAGRVFSISMLDTLLYQSFVKDYMITITRLLLGLDTTPGSGYLCAMKITEDDLWIRTYGRLFQKLCSSSAEIPIGIYRTESHMFATSEPHDIRAQDCEDTKDVKEHWGIKTSHHRNSCSSDQSEHPLLRRKSMQWARRLSRKGNKHSSKTAEWISQQRLSLYRRSERQELSELVKNRMKHLGLPTTGYDEMNDHQNTLSYVLINPPPDTRLELNDIVYLIRSDPLAHVANDGHSRKSSCSNKLGPCNPETRDETQL from the exons GGTGCAGGTCGAGTTCTACGTGAATGAAAACACCTTCAAGGAGCGTCTGAAGCTCTTCTTCATCAAAAACCAGCGATCGA GCCTGAGGATCCGGCTCTTCAACTTCTCGCTGAAGCTGCTCACCTGCCTCCTGTACATCGTCCGCGTCCTGCTGGACAACCCGGAGGAGGGCATAGGCTG CTGGGAATGCGAAAAGCAGAATTACACCACGTTCAACCAGTCCACGAAGATAAACTG gtCACACATCTTCTGGGTGGATAGAAAAATGCCGCTGTGGGCTGTGCAG GTCAGCATAGCTTTAATCAGCTTTCTGGAGACCATGCTGCTCATCTATCTCAGCTACAAG GGGAACATCTGGGAACAGATCTTTCGCATTTCATTCATCCTTGAGATGATCAACACGGTGCCATTTATTATCACG ATATTCTGGCCTCCTTTGCGGAATTTGTTCATCCCCGTGTTTCTGAACTGCTGGCTTGCCAAGTACGCCCTGGAGAACATGATT aACGACCTGCACCGAGCCATACAAAGGACCCAGTCTGCGATGTTTAACCAGGTGCTCATTCTGATCTGCACCCTCTTGTGTCTCGTTTTCACGGG GACCTGTGGCATCCAGCACTTAGAAAGAGCAGGTGAGAAGCTCTCCCTCTTCAAGTCCTTCTATTTCTGCATCGTCACTTTTTCCACCGTGGGCTACGGAGACGTGACACCAAAGATCTGGCCTTCCCAGCTCCTCGTCGTGATAATGATTTGCGTCGCCCTGGTTGTGCTGCCGCTGCAG TTTGAGGAGCTCGTCTACCTGTGGATGGAGCGGCAGAAGTCGGGGGGCAATTACAGCCGTCACCGTGCCCAGACAGAGAAACACGTTGTCCTTTGTGTCAGCTCCCTCAAGATTGATCTCCTCATGGACTTCCTCAATGAGTTTTACGCCCACCCGCGCCTGCAG GATTACTACGTGGTGATACTTTGCCCGACAGAGATGGACATCCAGGTGCGGCGGGTCCTGCAGATCCCTCTGTGGTCGCAGCGAGTGATCTACCTCCAGGGCTCTGCGCTGAAGGACCAGGACCTCATGAGAGCCAA GATGGACAACGGAGAAGCCTGCTTCATTCTCAGCAGCCGGAACGAGGTGGACCGCACCGCGGCG GACCACCAGACCATCCTGAGAGCCTGGGCTGTGAAAGATTTTGCTCCAAACTGTCCTCTCTACGTTCAGATCCTAAAGCCTGAAAACAAGTTTCACGTGAAGTTCGCCG ATCACGTCGTCTGCGAAGAGGAGTGCAAATACGCCATGCTGGCGTTGAACTGCGTCTGCCCCGCCACCTCCACCCTCATCACGCTGCTGGTGCACACCTCCCGCGGCCA gGAGGGCCAGGAGTCGCCGGAGCAGTGGCAGCGGATGTACGGGCGCTGCTCGGGcaatgaggtctaccacatccgGATGGGCGACAGCAAGTTCTTCATGGAGTACGAGGGGAAGAGCTTCACCTACGCCGCCTTCCACGCGCACAAGAA GTACGGCGTCTGCCTGATCGGCATCCGGAGGGAGGAGAACAAGAGCATCCTGCTGAACCCTGGCCCGCGGCACATCATGGCAGCGTCCGACACCTGCTTCTACATCAACATCACCAAGGAGGAGAACTCCGCCTTCATCTtcaagcaggaggagaagcagaagaagaAGGGCTTTGCGGGGAGAGGCACCTACGACGGCCCGTCCCGCCTGCCTGTGCACAGCATCATCGCCAGCATGG GTACAGTAGCCATGGACCTGCAAAACACGGAGTGCCGCCCCGCTAACAGCAGCAAGCTGACGTTGCCGGCAGAGAACGGCTCGAGCAACCGCCGGCCCAGCATCGCGCCCGTCCTCGAGCTGGCCGACACCTCATCCCTGCTGCCCTGCGACCTGCTCAGCGACCAGTCGGAAGACGAAATGACGCAGTCGGACGAGGAGGGCTCGGCCGTTGTGGA GTACGTGAAGGGCTACCCACCGAACTCCCCCTACATTGGGAGCTCCCCGACTCTGTGCCACCTTTTACCGGAGAAAGCCCCTTTCTGCTGCCTGAGGCTGGACAAG GGCTGCAAGCACAACAGCTTTGAAGACGCCAAAGCCTACGGGTTTAAGAACAAACTGATTATCGTTTCGGCGGAGACGGCTGGGAACGGACTGTATAACTTCATCGTCCCCCTTCGTGCGTACTATCGGTCCCGCAAAGAGTTGAATCCAATTGTGTTGCTGCTGGACAACAA GCCCGAGCACCACTTTCTGGAAGCCATCTGTTGTTTCCCCATGGTTTACTACATGGAGGGCACGATCGACAA CCTGGACAGCTTGCTGCAGTGCGGCATCATCTACGCCGACAACCTGGTGGTTGTGGACAAGGAGAGCACGATGAGCGCTGAGGAGGACTACATGGCGGATGCAAAGACGATTGTCAATGTCCAGACCATGTTCAG GCTCTTCCCCAGCCTCAGCATTATCACGGAGCTGACCCACCCCTCCAACATGAGGTTCATGCAGTTCAGAGCAAAGGACAGTTACTCTCTTGCCCTTTCCAAGCTAGAAAAG AAAGAGCGAGAGAATggctccaacctggccttcatgTTCCGGCTGCCCTTCGCGGCCGGGAGGGTCTTCAGCATCAGCATGCTGGACACGCTGCTCTACCAG TCGTTCGTGAAGGACTACATGATCACCATCACGCGGTTGCTGCTGGGCCTCGACACCACGCCGGGCTCCGGCTACCTCTGTGCG ATGAAGATCACTGAAGATGACCTGTGGATCCGGACGTACGGCCGCCTCTTCCAGAagctctgctcctccagtgcGGAGATTCCCATTGGGATTTACAGGACAGAGTCGCACATGTTCGCAACCTCTGAG CCCCACGACATCCGAGCGCAG GACTGCGAGGACACGAAGGATGTCAAGGAGCACTGGGGCATCAAGACCAGCCACCACAGGAACTCGTGCTCCAGCGACCAGTCCGAGCACCCGCTGCTGCGGCGCAAGAGCATGCAGTGGGCTCGCCGCCTGAGCAGGAAGGGCAACAAGCACTCCAGCAAGACGGCCGAGTGGATCAGCCAGCAGCGCCTCAGCCTCTACCGGCGCTCCGAGAGGCAGGAGCTTTCCGAGCTGGTCAAAAACCGTATGAAGCACCTGGGCTTGCCCACGACCGGGTACG ACGAGATGAATGACCACCAGAACACGTTGTCCTACGTCCTGATCAATCCCCCCCCGGACACGCGGCTGGAGCTCAACGACATCGT GTACCTGATCCGCTCCGACCCGCTGGCCCACGTGGCCAATGATGGCCACAGTCGCAAGAGCAGCTGCAGCAACAAGCTGGGCCCCTGCAACCCTGAAACACGCGACGAGACCCAGCTGTGA
- the KCNT1 gene encoding potassium channel subfamily T member 1 isoform X8: protein MPFSGEERSLQGIYKPAGPAEGRAAGGAAVCTECYTNRSFVYDDGSAHRLSSPSGCGGGDGGGSRKSGVILDIAALKMTELESEVLPLPPRYRFRDLLLGDQSFQSDDRVQVEFYVNENTFKERLKLFFIKNQRSSLRIRLFNFSLKLLTCLLYIVRVLLDNPEEGIGCWECEKQNYTTFNQSTKINWSHIFWVDRKMPLWAVQVSIALISFLETMLLIYLSYKGNIWEQIFRISFILEMINTVPFIITIFWPPLRNLFIPVFLNCWLAKYALENMINDLHRAIQRTQSAMFNQVLILICTLLCLVFTGTCGIQHLERAGEKLSLFKSFYFCIVTFSTVGYGDVTPKIWPSQLLVVIMICVALVVLPLQFEELVYLWMERQKSGGNYSRHRAQTEKHVVLCVSSLKIDLLMDFLNEFYAHPRLQDYYVVILCPTEMDIQVRRVLQIPLWSQRVIYLQGSALKDQDLMRAKMDNGEACFILSSRNEVDRTAADHQTILRAWAVKDFAPNCPLYVQILKPENKFHVKFADHVVCEEECKYAMLALNCVCPATSTLITLLVHTSRGQEGQESPEQWQRMYGRCSGNEVYHIRMGDSKFFMEYEGKSFTYAAFHAHKKYGVCLIGIRREENKSILLNPGPRHIMAASDTCFYINITKEENSAFIFKQEEKQKKKGFAGRGTYDGPSRLPVHSIIASMGTVAMDLQNTECRPANSSKLTLPAENGSSNRRPSIAPVLELADTSSLLPCDLLSDQSEDEMTQSDEEGSAVVEYVKGYPPNSPYIGSSPTLCHLLPEKAPFCCLRLDKGCKHNSFEDAKAYGFKNKLIIVSAETAGNGLYNFIVPLRAYYRSRKELNPIVLLLDNKPEHHFLEAICCFPMVYYMEGTIDNLDSLLQCGIIYADNLVVVDKESTMSAEEDYMADAKTIVNVQTMFRLFPSLSIITELTHPSNMRFMQFRAKDSYSLALSKLEKKERENGSNLAFMFRLPFAAGRVFSISMLDTLLYQSFVKDYMITITRLLLGLDTTPGSGYLCAMKITEDDLWIRTYGRLFQKLCSSSAEIPIGIYRTESHMFATSEPHDIRAQISINVEDCEDTKDVKEHWGIKTSHHRNSCSSDQSEHPLLRRKSMQWARRLSRKGNKHSSKTAEWISQQRLSLYRRSERQELSELVKNRMKHLGLPTTGYDEMNDHQNTLSYVLINPPPDTRLELNDIVYLIRSDPLAHVANDGHSRKSSCSNKLGPCNPETRDETQL, encoded by the exons GGTGCAGGTCGAGTTCTACGTGAATGAAAACACCTTCAAGGAGCGTCTGAAGCTCTTCTTCATCAAAAACCAGCGATCGA GCCTGAGGATCCGGCTCTTCAACTTCTCGCTGAAGCTGCTCACCTGCCTCCTGTACATCGTCCGCGTCCTGCTGGACAACCCGGAGGAGGGCATAGGCTG CTGGGAATGCGAAAAGCAGAATTACACCACGTTCAACCAGTCCACGAAGATAAACTG gtCACACATCTTCTGGGTGGATAGAAAAATGCCGCTGTGGGCTGTGCAG GTCAGCATAGCTTTAATCAGCTTTCTGGAGACCATGCTGCTCATCTATCTCAGCTACAAG GGGAACATCTGGGAACAGATCTTTCGCATTTCATTCATCCTTGAGATGATCAACACGGTGCCATTTATTATCACG ATATTCTGGCCTCCTTTGCGGAATTTGTTCATCCCCGTGTTTCTGAACTGCTGGCTTGCCAAGTACGCCCTGGAGAACATGATT aACGACCTGCACCGAGCCATACAAAGGACCCAGTCTGCGATGTTTAACCAGGTGCTCATTCTGATCTGCACCCTCTTGTGTCTCGTTTTCACGGG GACCTGTGGCATCCAGCACTTAGAAAGAGCAGGTGAGAAGCTCTCCCTCTTCAAGTCCTTCTATTTCTGCATCGTCACTTTTTCCACCGTGGGCTACGGAGACGTGACACCAAAGATCTGGCCTTCCCAGCTCCTCGTCGTGATAATGATTTGCGTCGCCCTGGTTGTGCTGCCGCTGCAG TTTGAGGAGCTCGTCTACCTGTGGATGGAGCGGCAGAAGTCGGGGGGCAATTACAGCCGTCACCGTGCCCAGACAGAGAAACACGTTGTCCTTTGTGTCAGCTCCCTCAAGATTGATCTCCTCATGGACTTCCTCAATGAGTTTTACGCCCACCCGCGCCTGCAG GATTACTACGTGGTGATACTTTGCCCGACAGAGATGGACATCCAGGTGCGGCGGGTCCTGCAGATCCCTCTGTGGTCGCAGCGAGTGATCTACCTCCAGGGCTCTGCGCTGAAGGACCAGGACCTCATGAGAGCCAA GATGGACAACGGAGAAGCCTGCTTCATTCTCAGCAGCCGGAACGAGGTGGACCGCACCGCGGCG GACCACCAGACCATCCTGAGAGCCTGGGCTGTGAAAGATTTTGCTCCAAACTGTCCTCTCTACGTTCAGATCCTAAAGCCTGAAAACAAGTTTCACGTGAAGTTCGCCG ATCACGTCGTCTGCGAAGAGGAGTGCAAATACGCCATGCTGGCGTTGAACTGCGTCTGCCCCGCCACCTCCACCCTCATCACGCTGCTGGTGCACACCTCCCGCGGCCA gGAGGGCCAGGAGTCGCCGGAGCAGTGGCAGCGGATGTACGGGCGCTGCTCGGGcaatgaggtctaccacatccgGATGGGCGACAGCAAGTTCTTCATGGAGTACGAGGGGAAGAGCTTCACCTACGCCGCCTTCCACGCGCACAAGAA GTACGGCGTCTGCCTGATCGGCATCCGGAGGGAGGAGAACAAGAGCATCCTGCTGAACCCTGGCCCGCGGCACATCATGGCAGCGTCCGACACCTGCTTCTACATCAACATCACCAAGGAGGAGAACTCCGCCTTCATCTtcaagcaggaggagaagcagaagaagaAGGGCTTTGCGGGGAGAGGCACCTACGACGGCCCGTCCCGCCTGCCTGTGCACAGCATCATCGCCAGCATGG GTACAGTAGCCATGGACCTGCAAAACACGGAGTGCCGCCCCGCTAACAGCAGCAAGCTGACGTTGCCGGCAGAGAACGGCTCGAGCAACCGCCGGCCCAGCATCGCGCCCGTCCTCGAGCTGGCCGACACCTCATCCCTGCTGCCCTGCGACCTGCTCAGCGACCAGTCGGAAGACGAAATGACGCAGTCGGACGAGGAGGGCTCGGCCGTTGTGGA GTACGTGAAGGGCTACCCACCGAACTCCCCCTACATTGGGAGCTCCCCGACTCTGTGCCACCTTTTACCGGAGAAAGCCCCTTTCTGCTGCCTGAGGCTGGACAAG GGCTGCAAGCACAACAGCTTTGAAGACGCCAAAGCCTACGGGTTTAAGAACAAACTGATTATCGTTTCGGCGGAGACGGCTGGGAACGGACTGTATAACTTCATCGTCCCCCTTCGTGCGTACTATCGGTCCCGCAAAGAGTTGAATCCAATTGTGTTGCTGCTGGACAACAA GCCCGAGCACCACTTTCTGGAAGCCATCTGTTGTTTCCCCATGGTTTACTACATGGAGGGCACGATCGACAA CCTGGACAGCTTGCTGCAGTGCGGCATCATCTACGCCGACAACCTGGTGGTTGTGGACAAGGAGAGCACGATGAGCGCTGAGGAGGACTACATGGCGGATGCAAAGACGATTGTCAATGTCCAGACCATGTTCAG GCTCTTCCCCAGCCTCAGCATTATCACGGAGCTGACCCACCCCTCCAACATGAGGTTCATGCAGTTCAGAGCAAAGGACAGTTACTCTCTTGCCCTTTCCAAGCTAGAAAAG AAAGAGCGAGAGAATggctccaacctggccttcatgTTCCGGCTGCCCTTCGCGGCCGGGAGGGTCTTCAGCATCAGCATGCTGGACACGCTGCTCTACCAG TCGTTCGTGAAGGACTACATGATCACCATCACGCGGTTGCTGCTGGGCCTCGACACCACGCCGGGCTCCGGCTACCTCTGTGCG ATGAAGATCACTGAAGATGACCTGTGGATCCGGACGTACGGCCGCCTCTTCCAGAagctctgctcctccagtgcGGAGATTCCCATTGGGATTTACAGGACAGAGTCGCACATGTTCGCAACCTCTGAG CCCCACGACATCCGAGCGCAG ATCTCAATCAATGTTGAGGACTGCGAGGACACGAAGGATGTCAAGGAGCACTGGGGCATCAAGACCAGCCACCACAGGAACTCGTGCTCCAGCGACCAGTCCGAGCACCCGCTGCTGCGGCGCAAGAGCATGCAGTGGGCTCGCCGCCTGAGCAGGAAGGGCAACAAGCACTCCAGCAAGACGGCCGAGTGGATCAGCCAGCAGCGCCTCAGCCTCTACCGGCGCTCCGAGAGGCAGGAGCTTTCCGAGCTGGTCAAAAACCGTATGAAGCACCTGGGCTTGCCCACGACCGGGTACG ACGAGATGAATGACCACCAGAACACGTTGTCCTACGTCCTGATCAATCCCCCCCCGGACACGCGGCTGGAGCTCAACGACATCGT GTACCTGATCCGCTCCGACCCGCTGGCCCACGTGGCCAATGATGGCCACAGTCGCAAGAGCAGCTGCAGCAACAAGCTGGGCCCCTGCAACCCTGAAACACGCGACGAGACCCAGCTGTGA
- the KCNT1 gene encoding potassium channel subfamily T member 1 isoform X23 has product MPLWAVQVSIALISFLETMLLIYLSYKGNIWEQIFRISFILEMINTVPFIITIFWPPLRNLFIPVFLNCWLAKYALENMINDLHRAIQRTQSAMFNQVLILICTLLCLVFTGTCGIQHLERAGEKLSLFKSFYFCIVTFSTVGYGDVTPKIWPSQLLVVIMICVALVVLPLQFEELVYLWMERQKSGGNYSRHRAQTEKHVVLCVSSLKIDLLMDFLNEFYAHPRLQDYYVVILCPTEMDIQVRRVLQIPLWSQRVIYLQGSALKDQDLMRAKMDNGEACFILSSRNEVDRTAADHQTILRAWAVKDFAPNCPLYVQILKPENKFHVKFADHVVCEEECKYAMLALNCVCPATSTLITLLVHTSRGQEGQESPEQWQRMYGRCSGNEVYHIRMGDSKFFMEYEGKSFTYAAFHAHKKYGVCLIGIRREENKSILLNPGPRHIMAASDTCFYINITKEENSAFIFKQEEKQKKKGFAGRGTYDGPSRLPVHSIIASMGTVAMDLQNTECRPANSSKLTLPAENGSSNRRPSIAPVLELADTSSLLPCDLLSDQSEDEMTQSDEEGSAVVEYVKGYPPNSPYIGSSPTLCHLLPEKAPFCCLRLDKGCKHNSFEDAKAYGFKNKLIIVSAETAGNGLYNFIVPLRAYYRSRKELNPIVLLLDNKPEHHFLEAICCFPMVYYMEGTIDNLDSLLQCGIIYADNLVVVDKESTMSAEEDYMADAKTIVNVQTMFRLFPSLSIITELTHPSNMRFMQFRAKDSYSLALSKLEKKERENGSNLAFMFRLPFAAGRVFSISMLDTLLYQSFVKDYMITITRLLLGLDTTPGSGYLCAMKITEDDLWIRTYGRLFQKLCSSSAEIPIGIYRTESHMFATSEPHDIRAQDCEDTKDVKEHWGIKTSHHRNSCSSDQSEHPLLRRKSMQWARRLSRKGNKHSSKTAEWISQQRLSLYRRSERQELSELVKNRMKHLGLPTTGYEDVANLTASDVMNRVNLGYLQDEMNDHQNTLSYVLINPPPDTRLELNDIVYLIRSDPLAHVANDGHSRKSSCSNKLGPCNPETRDETQL; this is encoded by the exons ATGCCGCTGTGGGCTGTGCAG GTCAGCATAGCTTTAATCAGCTTTCTGGAGACCATGCTGCTCATCTATCTCAGCTACAAG GGGAACATCTGGGAACAGATCTTTCGCATTTCATTCATCCTTGAGATGATCAACACGGTGCCATTTATTATCACG ATATTCTGGCCTCCTTTGCGGAATTTGTTCATCCCCGTGTTTCTGAACTGCTGGCTTGCCAAGTACGCCCTGGAGAACATGATT aACGACCTGCACCGAGCCATACAAAGGACCCAGTCTGCGATGTTTAACCAGGTGCTCATTCTGATCTGCACCCTCTTGTGTCTCGTTTTCACGGG GACCTGTGGCATCCAGCACTTAGAAAGAGCAGGTGAGAAGCTCTCCCTCTTCAAGTCCTTCTATTTCTGCATCGTCACTTTTTCCACCGTGGGCTACGGAGACGTGACACCAAAGATCTGGCCTTCCCAGCTCCTCGTCGTGATAATGATTTGCGTCGCCCTGGTTGTGCTGCCGCTGCAG TTTGAGGAGCTCGTCTACCTGTGGATGGAGCGGCAGAAGTCGGGGGGCAATTACAGCCGTCACCGTGCCCAGACAGAGAAACACGTTGTCCTTTGTGTCAGCTCCCTCAAGATTGATCTCCTCATGGACTTCCTCAATGAGTTTTACGCCCACCCGCGCCTGCAG GATTACTACGTGGTGATACTTTGCCCGACAGAGATGGACATCCAGGTGCGGCGGGTCCTGCAGATCCCTCTGTGGTCGCAGCGAGTGATCTACCTCCAGGGCTCTGCGCTGAAGGACCAGGACCTCATGAGAGCCAA GATGGACAACGGAGAAGCCTGCTTCATTCTCAGCAGCCGGAACGAGGTGGACCGCACCGCGGCG GACCACCAGACCATCCTGAGAGCCTGGGCTGTGAAAGATTTTGCTCCAAACTGTCCTCTCTACGTTCAGATCCTAAAGCCTGAAAACAAGTTTCACGTGAAGTTCGCCG ATCACGTCGTCTGCGAAGAGGAGTGCAAATACGCCATGCTGGCGTTGAACTGCGTCTGCCCCGCCACCTCCACCCTCATCACGCTGCTGGTGCACACCTCCCGCGGCCA gGAGGGCCAGGAGTCGCCGGAGCAGTGGCAGCGGATGTACGGGCGCTGCTCGGGcaatgaggtctaccacatccgGATGGGCGACAGCAAGTTCTTCATGGAGTACGAGGGGAAGAGCTTCACCTACGCCGCCTTCCACGCGCACAAGAA GTACGGCGTCTGCCTGATCGGCATCCGGAGGGAGGAGAACAAGAGCATCCTGCTGAACCCTGGCCCGCGGCACATCATGGCAGCGTCCGACACCTGCTTCTACATCAACATCACCAAGGAGGAGAACTCCGCCTTCATCTtcaagcaggaggagaagcagaagaagaAGGGCTTTGCGGGGAGAGGCACCTACGACGGCCCGTCCCGCCTGCCTGTGCACAGCATCATCGCCAGCATGG GTACAGTAGCCATGGACCTGCAAAACACGGAGTGCCGCCCCGCTAACAGCAGCAAGCTGACGTTGCCGGCAGAGAACGGCTCGAGCAACCGCCGGCCCAGCATCGCGCCCGTCCTCGAGCTGGCCGACACCTCATCCCTGCTGCCCTGCGACCTGCTCAGCGACCAGTCGGAAGACGAAATGACGCAGTCGGACGAGGAGGGCTCGGCCGTTGTGGA GTACGTGAAGGGCTACCCACCGAACTCCCCCTACATTGGGAGCTCCCCGACTCTGTGCCACCTTTTACCGGAGAAAGCCCCTTTCTGCTGCCTGAGGCTGGACAAG GGCTGCAAGCACAACAGCTTTGAAGACGCCAAAGCCTACGGGTTTAAGAACAAACTGATTATCGTTTCGGCGGAGACGGCTGGGAACGGACTGTATAACTTCATCGTCCCCCTTCGTGCGTACTATCGGTCCCGCAAAGAGTTGAATCCAATTGTGTTGCTGCTGGACAACAA GCCCGAGCACCACTTTCTGGAAGCCATCTGTTGTTTCCCCATGGTTTACTACATGGAGGGCACGATCGACAA CCTGGACAGCTTGCTGCAGTGCGGCATCATCTACGCCGACAACCTGGTGGTTGTGGACAAGGAGAGCACGATGAGCGCTGAGGAGGACTACATGGCGGATGCAAAGACGATTGTCAATGTCCAGACCATGTTCAG GCTCTTCCCCAGCCTCAGCATTATCACGGAGCTGACCCACCCCTCCAACATGAGGTTCATGCAGTTCAGAGCAAAGGACAGTTACTCTCTTGCCCTTTCCAAGCTAGAAAAG AAAGAGCGAGAGAATggctccaacctggccttcatgTTCCGGCTGCCCTTCGCGGCCGGGAGGGTCTTCAGCATCAGCATGCTGGACACGCTGCTCTACCAG TCGTTCGTGAAGGACTACATGATCACCATCACGCGGTTGCTGCTGGGCCTCGACACCACGCCGGGCTCCGGCTACCTCTGTGCG ATGAAGATCACTGAAGATGACCTGTGGATCCGGACGTACGGCCGCCTCTTCCAGAagctctgctcctccagtgcGGAGATTCCCATTGGGATTTACAGGACAGAGTCGCACATGTTCGCAACCTCTGAG CCCCACGACATCCGAGCGCAG GACTGCGAGGACACGAAGGATGTCAAGGAGCACTGGGGCATCAAGACCAGCCACCACAGGAACTCGTGCTCCAGCGACCAGTCCGAGCACCCGCTGCTGCGGCGCAAGAGCATGCAGTGGGCTCGCCGCCTGAGCAGGAAGGGCAACAAGCACTCCAGCAAGACGGCCGAGTGGATCAGCCAGCAGCGCCTCAGCCTCTACCGGCGCTCCGAGAGGCAGGAGCTTTCCGAGCTGGTCAAAAACCGTATGAAGCACCTGGGCTTGCCCACGACCGGGTACG AGGATGTAGCAAATTTAACAGCCAGTGATGTGATGAATCGGGTAAACCTGGGATATTTGCAAG ACGAGATGAATGACCACCAGAACACGTTGTCCTACGTCCTGATCAATCCCCCCCCGGACACGCGGCTGGAGCTCAACGACATCGT GTACCTGATCCGCTCCGACCCGCTGGCCCACGTGGCCAATGATGGCCACAGTCGCAAGAGCAGCTGCAGCAACAAGCTGGGCCCCTGCAACCCTGAAACACGCGACGAGACCCAGCTGTGA